Proteins found in one Corynebacterium zhongnanshanii genomic segment:
- a CDS encoding glutamyl-tRNA reductase, which yields MSSSTRIGTGSASVLLVGLSFRSAPVSMLEKVNVADSEMSKLQLALVDNDVISESLVLSTCNRMEFYTVSNAFHSGLDHVVETISNMTGVTAQELEPHLYVHYSNAAAEHMLNVASGLDSMVMGEQQIIGQLRSAYQVADETGTVGRTLHDLTQRALRTGKRVHTETSIDSAGASMVSFAVDRALRFFDSDAQRTSAQRPLEGKRAVIVGAGAMASLASTYVGKLGIDHVTVANRTVARAENLAAHAVEAGVSAHAIGLEGIPSALVDADIVVSATGAVGNVITRAHTEEALRQRSPRPLVMCDLSMPRDVEQAVAELDQVTLLNIEELTTMAGEGVEDEESAREIVARELEEFLEDQRAQAVVPTVKAMRQKAADVVAAELLQLEKHTPGMSELDRREVERTVRRVVDKLLHTPTVQAKRLSADGERVTYTDALAALFNLPMGTVESVTEARSQGAVTASAASAYLQRETQQGEKND from the coding sequence ATGAGCTCTAGCACCAGGATCGGTACCGGTTCGGCGTCCGTGTTGCTGGTTGGCTTATCCTTCCGCTCCGCCCCCGTGTCCATGCTGGAGAAGGTCAATGTGGCCGACAGTGAAATGTCGAAGCTGCAGCTAGCGCTGGTGGATAACGACGTCATTAGCGAGTCCCTGGTACTGTCCACCTGCAACCGCATGGAGTTCTACACCGTCTCGAATGCCTTCCACTCCGGCCTGGATCATGTGGTGGAGACGATCTCGAACATGACTGGGGTGACTGCGCAGGAGTTGGAGCCGCACCTGTATGTTCACTATTCCAACGCCGCCGCGGAGCACATGCTGAACGTGGCCAGCGGGCTGGATTCGATGGTGATGGGGGAGCAGCAGATCATCGGCCAGTTGCGTTCCGCGTACCAGGTTGCTGACGAGACGGGCACGGTGGGCCGGACGCTCCATGACCTGACGCAGCGGGCCTTGCGCACCGGCAAGCGCGTCCACACGGAGACGTCGATTGATAGTGCTGGGGCGTCCATGGTCAGTTTCGCCGTGGACCGTGCGTTGCGATTTTTTGATTCCGACGCCCAGCGCACATCCGCGCAGCGCCCGTTAGAAGGGAAGCGTGCGGTGATTGTGGGTGCTGGGGCGATGGCGAGCTTGGCGTCGACCTATGTGGGAAAGTTGGGCATTGACCACGTGACGGTCGCCAACAGGACCGTGGCGCGTGCGGAAAATCTGGCGGCGCACGCCGTGGAAGCGGGGGTGAGCGCGCACGCCATTGGTCTGGAGGGCATCCCATCGGCGCTGGTGGACGCGGACATTGTGGTGTCCGCGACGGGCGCGGTGGGCAACGTGATCACCCGCGCGCACACGGAGGAGGCGCTGCGGCAGCGCAGCCCACGGCCGCTGGTGATGTGCGACCTGTCCATGCCACGAGATGTGGAGCAGGCCGTGGCGGAGCTGGACCAGGTGACGCTGCTGAACATCGAAGAGCTGACCACCATGGCCGGCGAAGGCGTGGAGGATGAAGAGTCCGCGCGTGAGATCGTGGCCCGGGAGCTGGAGGAGTTCCTGGAGGACCAGCGAGCCCAGGCCGTGGTGCCGACGGTGAAGGCCATGCGCCAGAAGGCGGCCGACGTGGTGGCGGCTGAGTTGCTGCAGCTGGAGAAGCACACCCCGGGGATGTCGGAGCTGGACCGGCGGGAGGTGGAGCGAACCGTGCGTCGCGTGGTGGATAAATTGCTGCACACTCCGACGGTGCAGGCGAAGCGGCTGTCTGCCGACGGGGAGCGGGTGACGTACACGGATGCGTTGGCGGCGCTGTTTAACTTGCCGATGGGCACGGTTGAGTCCGTGACGGAGGCCCGGTCGCAAGGGGCTGTGACGGCCAGCGCTGCGAGTGCCTATCTTCAGCGCGAAACTCAACAGGGAGAGAAGAATGACTAA
- a CDS encoding uroporphyrinogen-III synthase encodes MTVSGLTPIGNGRILFVGAGPGNPDLLTVKARDVLVNTAHAWVDPAVLTAVRKLVGSRVPVPQEKLDAAEAQWEEQVKAAKEAGARRKPPRPEPPTAAEIVIAAPGDPQDVESATWNSSAEPDPSEVPVPPKEVAAAMVACSKTGHDVIRLVAGNPLSNPYVMEELQEVANLGADFQVVPGMTGSVAVPAFTGIGVGPDVTEADVRGGADWDQLANAGLPLILTASPSDLAGIASELKSHGVAGSTPATVTLHGTTRRQRSYDVTLDTLKSIAAASGPAAKEGELPEEMLVTIGSQVGNRSKYSWWENRALYGWTVLVPRAKDQAGPMSTQLASHGAIPVEVPTISVEPPRSPLQMERAVKGLVDGHYQWIVFTSVNAVKATWEKLNEFGLDARALAGVRVAAVGPKTAQAVQDLGITPELLPSPEERNASGLVKVFPPCDPDLDLVDRVLLPRADIATDVLVDGLINLGWEVDDVVAYRTVRAAPPSPEIRDMIKTGGFDAVCFTSSSTVKNLVGIAGKPHARTIIACIGPMAAQTAKEYGLRVDVMPDVAGVPELVDALAKHVAMLRANNQLPPPRKRRRRRKKAE; translated from the coding sequence ATGACCGTTTCCGGATTGACCCCGATAGGCAACGGCCGCATCTTATTTGTTGGCGCAGGCCCCGGTAACCCGGATTTGCTGACTGTGAAAGCCCGCGACGTGCTGGTCAATACCGCGCACGCGTGGGTGGATCCTGCGGTGCTCACCGCGGTACGGAAGCTGGTGGGTTCTCGCGTGCCGGTGCCTCAGGAGAAGCTGGATGCCGCCGAGGCGCAGTGGGAAGAGCAGGTGAAGGCCGCGAAGGAGGCCGGGGCGCGCCGTAAGCCACCACGCCCGGAGCCTCCCACGGCCGCGGAGATCGTCATCGCTGCACCGGGGGATCCCCAGGACGTGGAATCCGCGACGTGGAACAGCAGTGCTGAACCCGATCCGTCGGAGGTCCCCGTCCCACCCAAGGAAGTCGCCGCGGCTATGGTGGCCTGCTCCAAGACGGGACACGACGTGATCCGACTGGTGGCCGGCAACCCCCTGAGCAACCCCTACGTGATGGAGGAACTCCAGGAAGTGGCGAACCTGGGGGCGGACTTCCAAGTGGTGCCAGGCATGACGGGATCCGTGGCAGTGCCAGCCTTCACGGGTATTGGCGTGGGCCCGGACGTCACCGAAGCTGACGTGCGCGGAGGTGCCGATTGGGACCAGCTGGCCAATGCGGGATTGCCGTTGATTTTGACCGCCTCGCCGTCGGACTTAGCGGGGATCGCCAGCGAGCTGAAATCGCACGGCGTGGCCGGCAGCACCCCGGCGACGGTGACGCTGCACGGAACGACTCGGCGTCAGCGGTCCTACGACGTCACGTTGGATACGTTGAAGTCCATTGCGGCGGCCTCGGGCCCGGCGGCCAAGGAAGGGGAGCTGCCGGAGGAGATGCTGGTGACGATCGGCAGCCAGGTGGGCAACCGGTCTAAGTACTCCTGGTGGGAGAACCGGGCGCTTTATGGCTGGACGGTCCTGGTGCCCCGAGCCAAGGACCAGGCCGGCCCGATGAGCACCCAGCTGGCATCCCACGGGGCGATCCCCGTGGAAGTGCCGACGATTTCCGTGGAGCCACCGCGAAGCCCGCTGCAGATGGAGCGTGCCGTGAAGGGGCTGGTGGATGGCCACTACCAGTGGATCGTGTTCACCAGCGTGAACGCGGTGAAGGCTACGTGGGAAAAGCTTAACGAGTTTGGGTTGGATGCCCGGGCTCTTGCCGGCGTGAGGGTCGCCGCGGTGGGGCCGAAGACGGCCCAGGCCGTGCAGGACCTGGGGATCACACCGGAGCTGCTTCCCAGCCCCGAGGAGCGCAATGCCTCTGGCCTGGTGAAGGTGTTCCCGCCGTGTGATCCGGACCTGGACCTGGTGGACCGGGTGCTGTTGCCTCGGGCAGACATCGCCACGGACGTGCTGGTCGATGGCCTGATCAATCTGGGGTGGGAGGTCGACGACGTGGTGGCCTACCGCACCGTGCGCGCAGCCCCTCCGAGCCCTGAGATCCGGGACATGATCAAGACCGGCGGGTTCGACGCCGTGTGCTTCACCAGCTCCTCAACCGTGAAGAACCTGGTGGGCATTGCTGGGAAGCCGCATGCCCGCACCATCATCGCGTGCATTGGGCCGATGGCGGCTCAGACGGCGAAGGAGTACGGGCTGCGCGTGGACGTGATGCCTGATGTGGCAGGCGTGCCCGAACTGGTGGATGCACTGGCGAAGCATGTGGCGATGCTGCGCGCGAATAACCAGCTGCCGCCGCCGCGGAAGCGCCGGCGGCGGCGCAAGAAGGCTGAGTAG
- a CDS encoding glutaredoxin family protein, protein MTRSTCGSCARVVEQIRPIVERFHSTLEILDVDTDGPGLDMEFGDRVPVVLVDDEEIACWEVDDQELIAALS, encoded by the coding sequence ATGACACGCTCCACCTGCGGTTCTTGCGCGCGAGTGGTGGAGCAGATCCGGCCCATCGTGGAGCGATTCCACAGCACCCTGGAGATTTTGGATGTGGACACGGACGGCCCCGGCCTGGATATGGAGTTTGGCGATCGCGTGCCCGTGGTCCTGGTGGACGATGAAGAGATTGCGTGCTGGGAGGTGGATGACCAGGAGTTGATCGCGGCGCTGTCGTAG
- the hemC gene encoding hydroxymethylbilane synthase, producing MTNPQHTPEENASAQRSENAAEKPLLLGTRGSLLATTQSGHVKEAVEARGESVEFHIVHTPGDASQASQIPVAAIGVGVFTETLRTALHDGECDIAVHSFKDLPTAPDPRFRTVVPKRVDPREVLVSRDGSGLMDLPAGAKVGTSAPRRVSQVRALRPDLELVPLRGNVGTRMDRVNQDLDAVILARAGLERIGQLERAAESIDPMVLIPAPAQGALSVEVRCDDQRAWTAVRALDHLPSHIAAVAERAVLATLEAGCSAPVAVRSEWTGDGQQLTVTGGVFAVDGSQQLVESRTEIFDLPAEMDADGHHNLDHEARERILVHARALGSEVGRTLIDRGAARIVAAT from the coding sequence ATGACTAACCCTCAGCACACGCCGGAGGAGAACGCCTCGGCTCAGCGCTCCGAGAACGCGGCCGAGAAACCACTGCTGCTCGGCACGCGCGGATCCCTGCTGGCCACCACCCAATCCGGCCATGTGAAGGAGGCCGTGGAGGCCCGCGGAGAATCCGTCGAGTTTCACATTGTGCACACTCCGGGGGACGCGAGCCAGGCGTCGCAGATCCCGGTGGCGGCAATCGGCGTGGGAGTATTCACGGAAACCCTGCGCACGGCCCTGCATGACGGCGAGTGCGACATTGCGGTGCACTCCTTCAAGGACCTGCCGACGGCACCGGATCCGCGCTTCCGCACAGTGGTGCCGAAGCGCGTGGACCCGCGTGAGGTGCTGGTCTCCCGGGACGGCTCTGGGCTGATGGACTTGCCAGCGGGCGCGAAGGTGGGAACCTCCGCGCCACGACGGGTGTCCCAGGTCCGGGCTCTGCGCCCCGACCTGGAACTGGTGCCGCTGCGCGGCAACGTGGGCACGCGTATGGACCGAGTGAACCAGGATCTGGACGCGGTGATTCTGGCGCGCGCGGGGCTGGAGCGTATTGGCCAGCTCGAGCGTGCGGCGGAATCCATCGACCCCATGGTGCTGATCCCCGCCCCAGCCCAGGGTGCCCTGTCCGTGGAAGTTCGCTGCGACGACCAGCGAGCCTGGACCGCCGTGCGAGCCCTGGACCACCTGCCCAGCCACATCGCCGCCGTGGCGGAACGCGCAGTGCTGGCGACCTTGGAAGCCGGCTGCTCTGCTCCCGTGGCTGTCCGCTCCGAGTGGACCGGCGACGGCCAACAGCTGACCGTCACCGGTGGAGTGTTCGCCGTGGACGGCTCCCAACAATTGGTGGAATCCAGGACCGAAATATTCGACCTACCTGCTGAGATGGACGCCGACGGCCATCACAACCTGGACCACGAGGCCAGAGAGCGCATCCTGGTTCACGCCCGGGCCTTGGGCAGCGAGGTGGGGCGCACACTGATAGACAGAGGTGCGGCACGCATCGTGGCCGCCACGTAA
- the hemB gene encoding porphobilinogen synthase, whose translation MSNYQKLVSEHTPLRRPRRLRTSPVMRNFVAETDINPNRLVLPMFIAEGIDAPRDISSLPGVQQHTFDSLLHAVEEAAEAGVGAVDLFGVPTDENKDATGSAGCASDGILNRGVEAVRERFGDDILVMADTCLDEFTDHGHCGLLQENARGTVVVDNDATLQQYAAMAVSQARAGAHIVSPSGMMDGQIRVIREALDQAGFQDVSIMAYSAKYASAFYGPFREAVGSSLQGDRRTYQQDARNLRESLLEVQLDIDEGADMVMVKPAMPYLDVLREVANESPVPVAAYQVSGEYAMISAAAQNGWIDREPAIIESLYGIRRAGADIILTYWATEAARLLA comes from the coding sequence ATGTCGAACTACCAGAAGCTTGTCTCTGAACACACTCCGCTCCGCCGCCCGCGTCGGCTCCGCACGTCGCCCGTGATGCGCAATTTCGTGGCGGAGACGGACATCAACCCAAACCGCCTGGTGTTGCCGATGTTCATCGCGGAGGGCATCGACGCGCCCCGCGATATCTCCTCCTTGCCGGGGGTGCAGCAGCATACGTTCGATTCTTTGCTGCATGCGGTGGAGGAGGCCGCCGAGGCGGGCGTGGGCGCTGTCGATCTGTTCGGCGTTCCCACGGACGAGAACAAGGACGCCACGGGTAGCGCCGGGTGCGCCAGTGACGGGATCCTGAATCGTGGTGTGGAGGCCGTGCGGGAGCGTTTCGGCGATGACATCCTGGTCATGGCCGATACGTGCTTGGACGAATTTACTGACCATGGCCATTGCGGGCTGCTTCAGGAAAATGCGCGGGGGACCGTCGTTGTAGATAACGACGCCACTCTCCAACAATATGCAGCTATGGCCGTGAGCCAGGCGCGCGCTGGCGCGCATATTGTGTCGCCGTCGGGAATGATGGACGGCCAAATCCGTGTTATTCGTGAGGCTTTGGATCAAGCAGGGTTCCAGGATGTGTCGATTATGGCGTATTCGGCGAAGTATGCTTCTGCGTTCTATGGTCCCTTCCGTGAAGCTGTGGGGTCTAGTTTGCAGGGGGATCGGAGGACTTATCAGCAGGATGCTCGTAATCTTCGGGAGTCCTTGCTGGAGGTGCAGCTGGATATTGATGAGGGGGCTGACATGGTGATGGTGAAGCCTGCGATGCCGTACTTGGATGTGCTGCGGGAGGTTGCCAATGAGTCTCCGGTTCCGGTGGCTGCGTATCAGGTTTCTGGTGAATACGCGATGATCAGCGCGGCAGCGCAGAATGGCTGGATTGATCGGGAGCCTGCGATCATTGAGTCCTTGTATGGCATTCGCCGGGCTGGTGCGGACATTATTTTGACCTATTGGGCAACTGAAGCAGCGCGACTGTTGGCATAG
- a CDS encoding DUF6777 domain-containing protein produces MIIAAVLVAALVIGGGVVAFTKYQQNQHLARMEYLAFDDPGVNPFMTSVADNEASKKLEDSTTSHANRRAGTDGSDANLYGGTSELSVCDAAALIDNLSGNEDLNRAFAKGVGINEGDVELYVKSLMPMVLMQDTWVTNHGYDDGQATPFQAVLQRGTGVLVDGRGVPRVRCSCGNPLAEAWTGYTAPSTTEAAWDGYAPGQVTAIYASVDWLPKLRGYDLDSGDSDTWEYSKAAIEDQQQVWDSVSVDTPRTVPSDMGTTPDKKLLESLGMPVADNGERRQVDGDRFQTSNGTFDPDAPAREHTEAVDAANFETGRDAFYIPIEGPEGIRGWCSLEVTDRGEPEFMCGSDELDTKVNAGWKSKKQLEAFTANTIEYHTVLKTFSLKDSETRSTPDADLIDEIEPLKPGQHVVAADFTCYNFSDSFSCEKGGSAFKVTSNGQLYINRSIQPIGTSCRSLNFAGMGEHNVLIADGAVSCAEITKLVEEYSEAWEKDDPKGSDIYFEKGDWFCNFFISTFTEPFGRTAKCSHNNASHGAFYITKESGTEPLPE; encoded by the coding sequence GTGATCATCGCCGCTGTCCTCGTCGCAGCACTGGTCATCGGCGGCGGCGTGGTGGCCTTCACCAAATACCAACAAAACCAGCACCTGGCACGGATGGAATACCTTGCCTTCGACGACCCAGGCGTGAACCCATTCATGACATCAGTCGCAGATAACGAAGCCTCCAAGAAGCTCGAGGACAGCACCACCTCCCATGCGAACAGGCGGGCCGGCACGGACGGCAGTGACGCCAACCTATACGGAGGAACCAGCGAACTGTCGGTCTGCGACGCGGCGGCGTTGATCGACAACCTTTCCGGCAATGAGGACCTCAACCGTGCCTTTGCCAAAGGGGTTGGTATTAACGAGGGCGACGTCGAACTCTATGTGAAATCGTTGATGCCGATGGTCTTGATGCAAGACACGTGGGTCACCAACCACGGCTACGACGACGGGCAGGCCACCCCGTTCCAGGCTGTGCTGCAGCGCGGTACCGGTGTGTTGGTCGACGGGCGTGGTGTGCCTCGTGTGCGCTGCTCGTGCGGTAACCCGCTGGCGGAAGCCTGGACGGGTTACACTGCCCCGAGCACGACGGAGGCAGCATGGGATGGATATGCGCCGGGGCAGGTCACGGCCATTTATGCCAGTGTGGATTGGCTGCCCAAGCTGCGTGGGTATGACCTGGATAGCGGTGATTCTGATACCTGGGAGTACTCCAAGGCCGCGATCGAGGACCAGCAGCAGGTGTGGGATAGCGTGTCGGTGGACACTCCCCGGACTGTGCCGTCGGATATGGGGACTACTCCGGATAAGAAGTTGTTAGAGTCCCTGGGTATGCCGGTTGCCGACAATGGCGAGAGGCGCCAGGTGGATGGGGATCGTTTCCAGACGAGTAATGGAACCTTCGACCCTGATGCGCCGGCGCGTGAGCACACAGAAGCTGTCGATGCGGCAAACTTCGAGACAGGCCGCGATGCCTTTTACATTCCGATAGAAGGACCTGAAGGAATTCGTGGTTGGTGCTCTCTAGAAGTTACTGATCGAGGCGAGCCAGAATTCATGTGTGGCTCAGACGAGCTTGATACAAAGGTGAATGCAGGCTGGAAGTCTAAGAAGCAATTAGAAGCCTTCACGGCTAATACCATTGAATATCACACTGTGTTGAAGACCTTTTCGCTTAAAGATAGTGAGACGAGAAGCACACCTGATGCTGACTTAATAGATGAGATTGAGCCTCTAAAGCCTGGTCAGCATGTGGTTGCTGCCGATTTTACCTGCTACAATTTTTCAGATTCCTTCTCTTGTGAAAAGGGAGGCTCTGCATTTAAAGTAACCAGTAATGGACAACTTTACATTAACAGGTCAATCCAACCTATCGGCACCTCATGTAGAAGTCTAAACTTTGCTGGAATGGGCGAACATAACGTTCTGATCGCCGATGGTGCGGTCAGTTGCGCTGAGATCACGAAGTTGGTGGAAGAGTATTCGGAGGCATGGGAGAAGGACGACCCAAAGGGTAGTGATATATACTTCGAAAAGGGGGACTGGTTTTGCAATTTCTTCATCAGTACCTTCACTGAGCCTTTTGGTCGAACGGCAAAGTGCAGCCACAATAACGCCTCTCATGGCGCTTTCTACATCACCAAAGAATCCGGCACTGAGCCGCTGCCAGAGTAG
- a CDS encoding helix-turn-helix domain-containing protein gives MANASNDNGSFLTVAEVADLMRVSKMTVYRLIHSEELPAVQVGRNFRVRESAVNEYLGSSEYTATKTG, from the coding sequence ATGGCTAATGCTAGTAATGACAATGGAAGCTTCTTGACCGTTGCTGAGGTTGCAGACCTCATGCGCGTGTCCAAGATGACTGTGTACCGCTTGATCCACTCCGAAGAGCTGCCAGCCGTTCAGGTAGGCCGCAACTTCCGTGTGCGCGAGTCCGCAGTGAACGAGTACCTGGGATCTTCGGAATACACTGCAACGAAGACCGGTTAA
- a CDS encoding CitMHS family transporter, protein MNTPLGLTVMGLVIILSTVTLLIRGKVNPIVPMTLVPIAGALICGFGPEDIADFFSSGLGSVINVVVMFIFAIIFFGILQDVGLFVPVIRALITATRGKVLLVTLGTAAIGIVAHLDGSGSTTFLLTIPALLPLYQALGMSRYVLLTIVALAASVMNMVPWGGPLGRAGAVVAQEPNQIWLHILPMQALAVVLVFLVAAWLGWTEQRRLAGLRASGQFHGPATVDVRTVAADFAASHEKDVQDKGYSYRSARWVTITNVLLVLVTLVVLLADILPPAPAFLIATTIAMIVNFPTADEQSNALRRHAPNALAMAGVILAAAMFLGVLNESGMLEEIALALVRVLPESVGPYLHVIVGLLGVPLDMLTSTDAYYFSVLPIVQETVGTFGVSGMGAAAALIIGNVIGTFVSPFSPALWLALGLAQGQMGKYLKVAFPLAWAFSAVLVLISFGVGILH, encoded by the coding sequence ATGAACACTCCATTGGGCCTCACTGTGATGGGGCTGGTTATCATCCTGAGCACGGTCACCCTGCTCATCCGCGGCAAGGTGAACCCCATCGTGCCGATGACTCTGGTGCCGATCGCAGGCGCCCTGATCTGCGGATTCGGCCCGGAGGACATCGCGGATTTCTTTTCCTCCGGCCTGGGCTCCGTCATCAACGTGGTGGTGATGTTCATCTTCGCCATCATTTTCTTCGGGATTCTCCAGGACGTGGGCCTGTTCGTGCCGGTCATCCGCGCGCTGATCACCGCCACGCGCGGCAAGGTCCTCCTCGTGACCCTCGGCACCGCCGCGATCGGCATCGTGGCCCATCTCGATGGCTCGGGTTCCACCACGTTCCTGCTCACCATCCCCGCACTCCTGCCTCTCTATCAGGCTTTGGGCATGTCGCGGTATGTGCTGCTTACTATTGTGGCGTTGGCGGCGTCGGTGATGAATATGGTGCCGTGGGGTGGCCCGCTGGGCCGCGCGGGTGCGGTGGTTGCGCAGGAGCCGAATCAGATCTGGTTGCATATTTTGCCGATGCAGGCGCTTGCGGTGGTCCTGGTGTTCCTCGTGGCTGCCTGGTTGGGCTGGACTGAACAACGACGCCTAGCCGGCCTTCGCGCCTCCGGCCAATTCCATGGCCCGGCTACCGTGGATGTGCGGACGGTGGCTGCTGATTTCGCGGCGTCGCATGAGAAGGATGTCCAGGACAAGGGCTATTCTTATCGTTCTGCCCGGTGGGTGACCATCACGAACGTGCTTTTGGTGCTCGTGACTCTGGTGGTGTTGTTGGCGGACATCCTCCCGCCTGCGCCGGCGTTCCTGATCGCCACGACGATCGCCATGATCGTGAATTTCCCGACTGCCGATGAGCAATCCAATGCCCTCCGACGCCACGCGCCGAACGCCTTGGCCATGGCAGGTGTGATCCTGGCTGCTGCGATGTTCCTGGGGGTGTTGAATGAGTCGGGGATGTTGGAGGAGATCGCGCTGGCGTTGGTGAGGGTTCTTCCTGAGTCCGTGGGGCCGTATCTCCATGTGATTGTGGGGCTGTTGGGCGTGCCGTTGGATATGCTGACCTCCACGGATGCCTACTACTTCTCGGTGTTGCCGATTGTTCAGGAGACTGTGGGCACGTTCGGGGTGAGCGGCATGGGAGCCGCGGCGGCGTTGATTATCGGCAATGTGATTGGCACGTTTGTGTCGCCGTTTTCTCCGGCCCTGTGGCTGGCTCTGGGTTTGGCTCAGGGGCAGATGGGAAAGTACTTGAAGGTGGCGTTCCCACTGGCGTGGGCGTTCTCTGCGGTGTTGGTGCTGATTTCTTTCGGGGTGGGAATCCTACACTAG
- a CDS encoding HAD family hydrolase, which translates to MNAPSLTDLARTTRAASETITDATSAAILSVRGLVRRRLSREIFPTQGDEAQKVAGQASAMAALRGRYLNPGAYLDPEAFDAETNAKIDRLADSYEMTGDEFRTGLRNLQGASMAAGGSNRLNTPDPTIPQDLGAAAFFDVDNTLIKGASLLVFARGLARKKFFTVGEILQFLWMQAKFRVMGKENAGDIASGRQQALQLVAGHKEQDLIQLGEEIWAQNMAERIFPGTKELADKHLRAGHEVWLVTASPVQLAQIIARELGFTGALGTVTEVKDGKFTGNMVGDILHGPGKKHAVLALAASEGLDLERCTAYSDSSNDLPMLSMVGTAVAVNPDSELRRIAKARDWEIRDYRRTRRILKRYGAPAAGAAAVAGGYWIKRR; encoded by the coding sequence GTGAACGCGCCCTCCCTGACTGACCTCGCCCGCACCACGCGTGCCGCCAGCGAGACCATAACCGACGCCACCAGCGCCGCGATACTCAGCGTGCGGGGCTTAGTTCGCCGTCGTCTGAGCCGGGAGATCTTCCCTACCCAGGGTGACGAGGCGCAGAAAGTTGCTGGTCAGGCCAGTGCGATGGCCGCACTCCGGGGACGCTACCTGAACCCCGGGGCGTACCTAGACCCCGAAGCTTTCGACGCGGAGACGAATGCCAAGATTGACCGCTTGGCGGATAGCTACGAAATGACCGGGGACGAGTTCCGGACGGGGCTGCGCAACCTCCAGGGCGCTTCTATGGCTGCCGGGGGATCGAACCGCCTGAATACTCCCGACCCTACGATCCCCCAGGACCTAGGTGCCGCCGCGTTCTTCGATGTGGATAACACCCTGATTAAGGGCGCGTCCCTGCTGGTGTTTGCCCGAGGTTTGGCGCGGAAGAAGTTCTTCACGGTGGGCGAGATTCTGCAGTTTCTGTGGATGCAGGCGAAGTTCCGCGTGATGGGCAAGGAAAATGCCGGCGATATTGCATCGGGACGCCAGCAGGCGTTGCAATTAGTGGCGGGCCATAAAGAGCAGGACCTCATTCAATTGGGTGAGGAAATCTGGGCTCAGAATATGGCCGAACGCATTTTCCCCGGCACGAAGGAATTGGCCGATAAGCACCTGCGCGCCGGCCACGAGGTGTGGTTGGTGACGGCCTCCCCGGTGCAGTTGGCGCAGATCATCGCCCGTGAACTGGGGTTCACGGGCGCTCTGGGGACCGTCACTGAGGTGAAAGATGGGAAGTTCACCGGGAATATGGTGGGCGATATTCTGCACGGTCCGGGTAAGAAGCACGCGGTGCTGGCCTTGGCGGCGTCTGAGGGATTAGATCTTGAGCGGTGCACCGCCTATTCGGATTCTTCTAATGACCTTCCCATGCTGTCCATGGTGGGCACCGCGGTGGCAGTGAATCCCGATTCGGAATTACGCAGAATTGCCAAGGCACGCGATTGGGAGATCCGCGATTATCGCCGCACTCGGCGAATATTGAAGCGCTACGGCGCCCCGGCCGCAGGGGCTGCGGCCGTGGCGGGAGGCTACTGGATCAAGCGGCGCTGA
- a CDS encoding 30S ribosomal protein bS22: MGSVIKKRRKRMSKKKHRKMLRRTRVQRRKLGK, encoded by the coding sequence ATGGGTTCTGTTATTAAGAAGCGCCGCAAGCGTATGTCCAAGAAGAAGCACCGTAAGATGCTGCGCCGTACCCGCGTTCAGCGTCGTAAGTTGGGCAAGTAA